The Elaeis guineensis isolate ETL-2024a chromosome 5, EG11, whole genome shotgun sequence DNA segment CGCTTACgttttatttgaaaaattaattttgttgCGAGAACAATTCGCTCTTACGTCATGAAGAGTTGGTCTCCTAGTTTAATTGGAACCCCTCTTCTGGCATCTCTGATCTTGCTTATTGATCAAGCACTGGGTAAAAAGGCGTTATCTTTCTGgcagcatttttttttcttttctttaggtATTCACTTTTCATGGGGCTGTTCTAGTTTCCTGATTTATTGAACTTTTGATTTGCTCAGTTTATCTGGGCATAATATTGATCTCTTGCTGCATGGGAATTTTTCAGTTGGGGCTGGGACTAGGGGTGGATTTCTCTTGCTATGAGCAGATATAACAATGCAATGACTTTGTCATTTCTATTCTTGGTATGTCCTATGTGGAGCATATTCTGTCATTGAAATAGTGACTATCATTTATATAAGCCACTTTTAGCCGATACTGTAGGTTAACAGTATTGTATTGATATCTGTAAGGAAGAGTGACTTGATTATTTAGTTTATATTAGATGACTTTGTATTTTGACAACATTAGTGACCTAGTTTGGTTTCTTTTAGGTCATATTACAAGCTGCACAATAGACGTCATAATGGGAAACATTATTACATTTGCATTCCTATTTATGATGATTTGAATGACTAGAACTATTGAAATGCTCTTTGTTAATTTATGCTTTTTTATGGACTTGAAATCATCATCACTAACAAAGAAGTATGCTCTGACTTTGTATTACTTTTCTGATTTTATGTTATCAGAGATAAGATAACATGATGACCTATGTGTAATGTTTTTGGTTGTGGTGTCTTTATTCTTCTGTAGCAAGCTGCAGAGTGATGTGTTGAGAGAGGCTATCTCTCAGATTGCTAACGATGCTAGGGAGAAAAAGCGCAACTTCATTGAGACCATTGAGCTGCAGATTGGCCTAAAAAATTATGATCCACAAAAGGATAAGCGGTTCAGTGGTTCTGTGAAGTTGCCACATATTCCACGTCCAAAGATGAAGGTTTGCATGCTTGGTGATGCTCAGCATGTGGAAGAGGTACATTGAACTGTCCTTACTTGTAAAAGGAGAACCTTTATTTCTTTTTGTGAAGAGATGTTCTTTTTTAGGTAATGGAATTCTTTTCTTGAGCATCACCTATTAGctcgggcttttttttttttttttttttgtttgttgttCGCTTCAGTTAACATTATCTTTGTGTGAGTGGCTGCACAGTCACTGTTGTCTCCTTGCAACATGTAGTACCCCATTCAGTGTAGGAATGGATCAGAGTGCTCTTATTTTCTTGCTACCTAGTCTAGATAATTCATCTAGGACCACTCTATTTGGACTCTGTGAATGTTTTGAGATGAGCCCGATCCTGTCCTGAATTCTACTAGTAACAGGACAACGGAATTTCTTGAAACTTCTATTAATAATTATCTACATATTTGAGATTGTCTCAGAAGTAATGTCCAATATATGCAGGCTGAGAAAATTGGACTGGATTATATGGATGTTGAAGGGCTGAAGAAGATGAACAAGAATAAGAAGTTAGTCAAAAAGCTTGCAAAAAAATATCATGCATTTTTGGCATCTGAAGCTATTATTAAGCAGATTCCTCGACTTTTAGGCCCTGGTCTTAACAAGGCAGGCAAGCACTTTTCTtgttctttcttatatggaataTTAAGTGGTTCCATGTTGCTGTATTCTTAAGTGATAATTCTAGATGGTTGCACTAAAAGAAATTGTTTGATCTTTGTTAGATGGTAATatgcttttgaaaaaaaaatcctttcataGCTATTGCTGAGGTATCATATCTAGCATAACTTACAAAATCTTACCTAATGAATTCTGAGAACCTGTTCGTGGAGTTTCCTGCTTTATACATCATTGCCTATGATTAGCATGATTTTAGATATCATCCTTTCTGCTTGTGCATGTTTTCATAAATTTTAACGAGTGCTGATGGTTTTATGTTGTGTTGTCATGCATATAATCTTTTAGCTCAATCTGCTGGACTACCACACTTTGTTCTGTCATGTTTTGCTAAGCATTCTATTGCCATTGAATTTCATTGTTGCTGTTGCTTAGGCCATCATGCTTTGGTGAGTCGCTCTAGGATCTGCTTATATTGGTTCAGTCATCTTCCCAATTCATTCCAAGCGTTCACTGCCTTCATGTGCACTGTCAACTGAGGCTAGTAAAAGTATCAATAGATATTATGTAAACTGAATTTAGGATCTGTTTTGCATCGCTGTAGGTAGTAAGATTTTGTTTGTAGAGCTTTCGACATTAGAGCTTTCATTAATAGAGCTTTTAATAAAAAGTTGTTTGCTATTTGTTAACTACATTTGTGAAATGCTGTGGAACTTCAACTTCTATCTGGTAACCAAATTGGGAAAATACTTTTAGTATCACTAAATAACAATAAGGGATATTGCATTGTACTTTCAATTGCCTAACTATTTGCACCATCAAAAACTCTGAGTTTATAAATTATTTAGTTTGTTGctttaatttaaaaatagaatACATAATATTTTTTAGAGTAAATTACAAAAACCCCTTGAGATTTACGTTTATTACACTTATGCTCAATTAGTTTGAAAAATCTACACTTATGCCTAGTTAAATTAACAGTGTTAGTATAGCCGTTTACAATATGTAAAAAGTTAAAATTACCCCTTCTACCTCCTAGACACACCTAGCATCCTCAccactctctctcttcctctcctctttttttcttcttctcccatgCTTTGGAGGTTCATTGCATGTGCATTGCATGTGTCACCACCACCCccaacccccaccctctctgaTCACGGAGATGTCAGTAGCTGGTGAAGCTCATTGTGGATGTGTTGCTCCAATGCTACCTCAGAAGGTTGCATGCTTCGTGATGCAGTACACAGGCTGTTACCCACGGTTGTGTATCCTAAACCCCATCACCACATCCTCCATCACCAACACATAGATCCATCCCACATGGTCCTTCCACTCTGTCTTATCCTTGTACCTGCAATAATGTGTTATGTTATGGAGCCAATGGATAGATAGAACATTTGGAAGATATTTCAGCAAAAACAAAGGTGATTAGCATGAATGCCAACAAGAAATGATCAAGACAGCTTTGACAAAGGTGTGAGGATTGAGGGGTGGGCGAGGGACCCTGAGTGGGTGGCCAAACTTGATCCCTGGGTGCTTCGCGGATGACTGGCTGTGGAACTCGGCAATGAGAATGGACTCCGCAAGCGCTTCCAAGTTGCCAACGCGCTTAGGCATGAGGGCTGCATTGAGGTCCTCAAGTCCTTGGCCCTTAATGACTGTTTTTGCCTCGGTGTTCGTGGGAtacatatttttcttttctttcttaatgaaTCACTCTTTATATTCCATTGTACTTGGAGGGCCAAATCCATGCAACGCGAATTGCCGAAACATGCAGCCAGTTCCCACACACACAGGGCCCACAATCATGTGCTATTATTGTTTTTTTTGACTTAATCTTTTTTCCCATAGAAATTGGACTTCAACAATCTTATTGGACAATTCCTATGAGGGGTTTTAGGAACATCAAAAGAATGGCTTAATAGAACATTTTGCAATTGTTTCATCCAAATTAAACCATATCTTTTTATGAATGCAAGAGGGAGGAAGCACAAACTTCCTCCTAGATTTGTTGAAGAGCAAGAAGAAATAGGGGTACTCtgaaccaaagaaaaaaaaaacacaggTTTGAATGGAGAGTTCAAACCAAGAAAACTCTTGCAACTCAAGGCTATTGACTCAATGCAGATCAATATCCATAGGAAAACAGAGTCTCATGGGGGCATCGTGGGTTGTCCTCAAAATcatgaagaaatagaagaaacaaCCCATTTTTTCATATCAGAATCAAGAGTCTACCTAACCCAAAACCACCAAAATACCCAAGAACCCAAAAGAGTTCTCCCAAATTTCATCACCCCCAACCAAACTCTTAGTTACAGAGCACAAACCATGTGAGACTGAAAACCACATAGGTGAATGTGATAAAGGCCATGGTGGTAAAACCCCTTGCCGACCACTTTTGCATAGTGCCACCCTGGGCCTCGACAAACCACAAGCTTTTGGCCCTTAGCGAATCGTCCTCCTTTGACAGATTGAGCTCCACCCCCTTCTTCTTCAACTTAAAGATGCATCTTATGAGGAGCATCAGCATCCCATCCTCTCCAGTAGCCTCTGGAGGAAGTTCTCGGTGTCAATCTTGTAGCCGATGGCCCACACGATGCCATGGAGTAAATGAGGGGGCAGAGGTAGAGGATCCAAAAGTGGTGGCAGGCGTAGCCCAAGGGGCCTAGAGCGATGGTGGTGCTATGGAGGAGGATGGAGTGGAAGGAGGAGGTATAAAAGAaggttatttttttcattttctattttttttttgatatggcaTTTGAGTCTAACAGTTTGACTAACATTCCGTTAAGTTATGGATTAAAGTGTTAGATAAAAATAAACTTCGGGGAAGTAAgcatatatttttcaaactacTAGGTGTAAGTTTAATTTATCCCGAATCTCAGGAGGTTTTTTGTAATGTattctattttttaatatttattataaatatgataatattttattacattattatataataataatgttAGTATGATATAacgttattattttaatttaatattataacaatattatattattatattatgattaCTCTAGTAtactaataatgataataatataatacaatagtGTTAttgtattatgttatattatattgttattatCTTGTGCTATCAAAATCGTTATCATAAAGTATTGTTAGTGTATACattattttctatattttaatcttaataatataataaataatgatattattttttgtgcATGATTACCACATAATATCTGGAATAATGATAGAGCATAAATATTTACCAACATTCTCTGTATCCATGTTACAAGTATAATATCTTCAATATATAAGTCAACGACTTATAAGAACAGCCACTACAACCACGCAAAGCATCCATCTCATGGTTATTCAATGTTTGACTTTGTTTTGTCATTCATCAATCTCTAAACAATCATGAGGGAGTAGATTCTCCCTATAATCATAAATTCTAGATTCTTAATTGTGTGATTATGGCAATAAAAGGATACCAACTTAAATTgaatatatcaataaaaatattttaaattagttatttaaaaaatttctttGTAGGACTCGAACTAGGGTCTCTTGGGTGAGTTTTTGCCTAGAAAAATGGGTTGTAGATGCGTCTTAATTAGAGCTTTTGCCCTAAAGCACTAAATTGAAGCTTTTCATAGTAGGTCCTTTTATGCTTTCGGAGGAGCTAGAaggttatttcaaaaattttaccaaACACCTCAAAATCATCCAAAAGAGCTTCTGAGCCTCTAAGAAGTGCTTTTTGGCCCTTTAAAAGCAATACCAAGCTGGGCCTTGGCATATAAGGAAAGTTCAAACacattaaattttgatttgagtaTAGTCCCCTATAGGCAATATGGAAGCTAACATTACATTGACTTttcaatttttaagattttttgaacTGCTGAAGCATTTGGATAGTTGGACTTAACACAATGCAGTAGCACTTGGAAACCCAAAAGTGGAGCTCTTTGCTAACATAAGCAGAGGTTTTGGCAGTTGGCTTAGCTTTTTGGTGGTTATGCTAACTGATGTCTACTTAATGGCACACTAATACTGATTATATCAAATGTCGATATCAATTAGCTTAAAGTGTCTACATGCTTCTAATAGTAAAGCATATACCACTTTCCCTGAGAGCCTTGCAGTCATATGGAGAGCCTTAAAGTAAAAAAGTGTGCACATCCTGTTGATGAATTCATGCATTAATGCttcctcttcttttattttttaattgaaGTAGTTCTTAATGTATCTGGTATGATTAATTCTTGCTTATGCTATCCTAGCTGTTACCATTAGAATGAACTTACTAGCATTGGAAACTATAACCTGTTTGAATCCTTGCCCCTATGTGGGTGAAGAAAACATTGGGATGCCCACTGACATGCATGAACACAGTAGAAACGTACATTCCTGCACCTAAATTAATATCTCTTCCTTGGAGATGGCAAATTTCTGGATGTTATGAGCTCCATCTCTTCTCAGGCAGGAATATCTACTGTCTAAGATTGTTATCCTTAAATTTCTTGTCTCTTGatgcaaaaagagaaaaaaatggggGAGGTACTTTATCCTTTAACCATAGTTTATCCTTTAAGATAGTAGTGTAGTTTATTCCTTGAAGAGAGATGAACGAGTCTTATTTATTTGTACTTTAGTTGGCAAAGTGTAGGAAAATTGCAACAGGAGTTCATCTCCTGTTAGTTTGTGGAGCCCATAAATTCTCTTTGTTGTTCTGTCAAGTATTAGTTGGTGCCTTAATTGGCATAAGAATGTTACATGTTTTTATGGTTTTTTCCTTTAACCATGTCTACTTATATGTATATACGCTGGCCATCTATGTTACAAGCTGTGATAATACCCTGAATGTTCAGGGTGTTATAATTTGCCTATCAATCATTGCTAGTTTTAAATAATAGAAAATTTTCAGAAAGCACCAAATATTAGTGCTGTTATATATGCCTGGATATTCTATTTTCATTACCTTTAGCCTTCTTGACTCTTGTGAGATGTTTACTTGATTATCAGCTTTTACTGTTAACGCATCCATTAACCTTCTGTTCCATTTCTTGCAAACAATTTTTGATGTATTGATTTGCAGTGCAGGTAAATTTCCTACATTGGTCACACATCAGGAATCTTTAGAGGCCAAAGTCAATGAGACCAAAGCGATGGTGAAGTTTCAACTGAAGAAAGTTCTTTGCATGGGAGTTGCTGTTGGGAATTGCGCAATGGAGGAGAAGCAGATTTTTCAAAATGTGCAACTTAGCGTTAACTTCCTGGTGTCTTTATTGAAGAAGAATTGGCAAAATGTATGTAAATTTCTCTCAAAATTTGCTATCATTTAACTATTTCTTCTGCTAATTTAGCAATGTATTTAACCTACATGCCTTGATTGTGTGAGAGAAGCAATAACCAAAATTTTCTGCAATATGCATAGTAAAAAAACTGATAACTCATGTGTTATTTCTGTACATTATTATGATGTACCATTGTTTCAATTGTTCTTTTAATGgggcaaaaaggaaaagaaaatatttgGAAAAGGCTGTTGTTCTTGCTGCATCAGAATAGTAAGTTAAGTACACTATAACATTATAGTAAGTTAAATACACTAACATTTTCTCTGTATCAGACTATTCAGTCTAGAACACCAccatttcttttgcttttttgttTTTACGGTAACGAGTCTTTTGATGCTTGCTTTACCATGTTTGTCACGAGAATGTTCCAAATTGCATGAATGGAAGGCATGTTTCCATGAGGAGTCTTGCTGAAAATCATTGTTTATATCagtattttttttcatctttcatgCTATATGTATTTGTGGCCATTTTAGTTCTTCGAATGTCTAATTTGCGTATGGTAGTTGCATGTTCTAATCGGCCATTTGCCATAAACTGGGACACATATCCCTGTATACTATTTCATGTCTTACTTCTTTGGAACATGTGGGCAGTTGCTATGTCTTGAAGTATTTTGCTCACTGTTTCTTGTAATGCTATCTTGATATTTACCATGATTATTAATCCAGTTCTACCTTTGTTGTATACAAAACAGGTGAGATGCTTGTACCTGAAGAGCACCATGGGCAAACCTTATCGCGTGTTCTAAGAAAAGGCGTGCAAAATCTGATGCTTGCTTACCAATACTTGGTTGAGCTGCTCGAGCTCTTTCTTTTATTATTGAGTCTTCTCTTCGCTCTCTCTCTTCTTAGTTTTGCAGTTTGAACTTTCTTTGAAGTGTTTATGGTCGCCTGTTGAGATGATAGTTGTTGCGTAAGCATTTCTTACCATCTGGAAGTTTTGTTTTTCACCACAACCTTAGTCGATGGGGTATGGTTCAAATTCAGATATTGTTATACCAGTTTGGTTTGCTGCCATCTTTAAATGATAAGCATTGCAGGGGTATTTGGTTGGGATAATTAAGGTCTGGAATGGAAATAGAAATAGATGACTCTCATTCAACTATTTGGTTGGAATGAGTCTtattctgattttcatttcaGAGAGAAATGGGAATGatgtatttttttcataattgaaTTTGGACTCATCCTAACGGAGTCAAAATTTCATTTCAgtaaaataagattaaaaaaaatatatattatttttttatctgtaTCATATCGAAGTTTTCAGTGGAATTCGTTGTGAGGGAGCAGTTGGGGTTCTCTGTCCATCCCGTAGACTTAACCTCCTTCCTGCCGTCATCTTTTCATGCTGCTGCACCTAAATGGCCCGCCATAGTCTGCCCGTGCAAACCAAGCAGGAGGATGAATCCAAGTTCGAGGAGGAGGAAATGGATTTGGATTTGGCACGAGGAGGTGGAGTCGGAAGAATGAGTTATCTTTTTGTAGTTGCATATAAGGTGTTTGTGGAAATACCGACCGTCGCATCTCATATCCTCGTGTCGCTTTTACCGTCTCTGGTTGTGAATGGCTGGTGGTTCATCTTTTGATCTTATGCAAGGTTTTTGTGGAAATACGAATGGACCAAAAGACACGAATGTGTCTAGCTCTACTTGCACAGCTAACGAACGATTTCttaagtaaaaaaattgatttggaTTATATTCTAATGACGAGGGAAAGGTGATTGTCGAGGGAAAAATAGTGATCATTGCTGCCATTAATTTTTTGTAATCGATAATTTTATGCTTTTTCTTCATTTGCTTTCTTATTCTTCCTATGTAGATGTAACATGGTATACAGTTGAGTGACATTTTAGAGTAACAATTTGTTAGTCACCGTGCTATTGCTTaatgatatctatatttttttaatgatatttatatttttttaatgataatttttttaaaaaattaaatatattattatatttaatttttatttaatattaattttaaaataattaatttttaaaaattttatttaagaataaaaataaaaatttaagttgactctgatttttatctttatATGAATCAAACAACAGCAATAGAAATTatccattccgattttgatttcgatcgcgaaccaaatgcttcggaggattagaccattccgatttcgattttaatctattttgattttcattttgattctgattttgaTCGCGAAGCAAACACCCCTGCTAGTCTTTGACTTTCGGAATGGAGATTCCTAAATGCATCTAACCTCAATCTGAATTTTCATGTTACAATCTGTTGAGAGAAGCTTATATTGCTATACTCATGAGATTCTAAGCCATGTAGAAGCCTAAAATCTGGAACTGAGGAAGAGGGAGTCGTGAGATTTGATCTTTCACAGAAACTGCAAGATTTGATATGTACGCATATGATGTGTTGCAGGAGCTATATTGAtcggcagatttttttttttattctgctttTGCATTTCTGGAATCATAGTTGGATGTTACATAGGGGTTGTAGGGGCTTGGAACTGTCAAAACTCTACTTGAGCCTAAACAATTTCTTCATGCTGAGCTAAATCTGTATCTGCCTTGAACTGGACATTGCAGCATCACCATGTGCTAAAACCCCATGGTTTATCCGGATGGTCTGCAGCGATCGAAGCTGCCGCTTCATTTTCTCTATACAAGTCGAGACTGTGAGAGCCTCAAGTGACCCCAAGGAAAACAACAACCTGTGGAAGGGGAGTGTAGCCATTATCAAATTACAGTCTACAACTCCTCAACCCTTCACCTGCTCCCCATCTGCTGGTTGGTTAGCTTCTCTGAAATCTTAGCAGCTGTGAAAAGAACTCATATGCGGCAACCATGTCCCATGCATTGTCAATCATAGGGTGATCAATCTTGTGAGCTTTGTTATCTCTTCATCAACTGCTGTCATTCAGTTCGGTGCTTCTGCAGGGGATCAATTCCAGAAGAAACAAGAAAATTCCCCTGGTGACCTGTAACATATGCAAACCACTAGTGGATAAAtgatcctccttttttttttttttcctctcctccaggttttttaaatattttgctgCAACCTTGTGAAAGCCTTTTCAGTGAAATGCAATATCCAGGAAAGGGTTGCATTTTCTTTGATAAGCAATGAAATTGGCTCTTTTGTTCGGCCATTGTAGCAGAGAACTAGAGATAGATGAGAATAAAAAAAAGGTAGCTTTACTGTCTTCATGCATGGAAGATGCATGTCAGGTATCATTTTTTAGTGTAAAGTAGAGCTAGATGAGGATCAAAAGATACCCTTTCTGACACACCATCTATCCAAAGATGTCTTTAGGCAACTTTGGCGAGCTTAAATCCTAGACTGCAGCAACTTGAGACTAATTTTAGATATAGTTATTGACTATATGCACTAATTTTAAACAAACACAACTATCTATCGTTTCAATATATGCAAGAGAATACCTAACACACCCCTTGATCACAGATTAAAGCAAAACTGAAACTTGTGACGAGGATTCAAAACGACTTACATGATTTGCttttttgctttctttcttttcttttctttttttttggggtaatTGATAAGGATGCTTTTGAAAAGGCTAGACTGACTATGATCCAGACTCCAAAGTTTCATTGAAAATTAGGTACAGCACTAGCAGATTCTTCTTGACAACCAAATGTTTTCATGGTATTGGAATTTCAGTGTGACCTAAGAAATGCATCGATCATTCATCGCATAAATGCTTAGCACCAAAGCAAGGCATGCTCCATCCATATCTTTAACCTTTGCAGTGATCCTTTTATTGTCCTTCCCAATATCCCCCACCCCTTGCCCCAATCTCCTTCCTATAAATCTccacctctttcttcttttcctaagagagaggggagggagaggggaAGGGAcagaaaaggcaaaaaaaaaaaaaaaaagaagctctaATGATCTTGTCATTGATAACCCATCTGTGCCACTGCatccaaattgaattattttcttaTGAGCTAATTATGTATTCTATTTCCTAATTTTATCATCTTCATTTACCATCAGAAAACAGACTTTGCACCACAATGAAGCCGAGTGACAGCCCACAAAAGTTTGTGAACCATTCATCAAATCAGATTAGATGAGTTCAGCTCAACCATTCGTTCATTTTAGCTGCTGGCTCCCAAAAGTTGTCATGCTCCTGAACCACAATTTGTTGTTGCTCCATCCGTCATTCAACATGGTAAAAGAATTTGAAAAGCTTGCACAACTTTACTAAGATCACTTTCCAAATAATAGCAGAAACAACCTTTTCCCAAGTTAAAGCATAAATCCCAATTACATGGACGATTTTACCACTCACAGGACCCGCTTAGATGCACATTTTTGTAATCGAAGTTCTAAGATCTATAGCTAAAGACGTTGCATACATCAAATGTATTTACAATATTCGATATACTCCAATACACTGATCATCATCCTCCTGCAACTAGGCTCGATACTCTCCACTTTCTCACCATGCCCTCTCCTGTACCATTTCTCTCTGTCTCCTTTGTACCTGCAAACAAGTTATTTTCTTCATCTCCATGATCTCTCACTTTTCTCTTTGATCCATTCTCTCATATATCTCTATTTGTAAATGCATGATCTGACCCTTATCTCCTAGATCAGGAGGATAGGGCTTACCATCTTTGAGGAGCGTTCATTTTGGAGGTCTTATCCTTCACCTTAGATACTCTCTAAACTCCTTTTggcttaataattattttattgaatAGATCTCAGTTGACTAATATTTGGAATAGAGATTTTGCATATTAGGCCAGGGGAACCGTGCCTTGATTAGGGCTCTACTATCTAAAagtaaagctattgatttgcagACCTGAGAAAGTCTTTGTACACTGCATGTGATATAATAAAATTGACATAGAGTACACTACCTTATTACATTAGAGCACGTAGCGTACTTAACGATGGGATAAATATTTAATACTATCCAGCTTTTTCTTTCTCCAATTTTCAATAACAAAAATACCCTGTCCtccatagaataaaaaaaaaaaatattatgcctcgaatgactttttatgaatatatatgacctcTTGAaccatatatatgactttctgtcttgaaccatatatataattttctatatatttatgatatcctgaacaatatatatgattttctgataCCTTGTATGacttcctatatatatatatatatatatatatatatatatatatatatatatatatatatatatatatatatatatatgatatcctgaataatatatatgacttcttgtaaaTATACATgttatcctgaataatatatatggctttctaataccttatataaatttttatgaatatatatgatattctgaacaatatatatgactttctatgaatatatatgacattctgaaaaatatatatggattcttaatatcttatataattttttatcaatatatatgatatcttaaataatatttatgatttttattaatatatatgacatcctgaataatatatatatttttttgatgccttatatgactttctgttggTTATATAGGGcatcagaaagttatatatattatttaagatgttatatatatttataaaaaatcatataagatattagaaagtcatatatattgttcagaatattatatatactcatagaaaatcatatatcttattcaggatgtcatatatatattcacaggaagttaTATAAGGCATTAAGAAGCTATATGTATTGtttaagatgtcatatatattattcaagatatcaaaaagatatagaaagttatatatatcatTTAGGAcatcatatatttttataggaagtCATACAGGCCATCAGAAAGTAATAATAATGTTCTTTCTTTATCCTATGGAGAGAAGGATATTTTCGTCACTaaaaattgaagaaagaaaaagactGAGCGGTATTAAATGTCTGTCCCATCTAAGTGCACTACATGCCCCAATATTATCAGATGGTATGCTCCTATTGCACTGCatacggtgcacaaaaaattactcTTGCAGATCTAGATTCACCATCCCCAAGTTGGGAGGACCGTAGGTTGTGTGACCCTTTTAAGTTGTGGATCCCCAAAAGGGTCACACAACCTAATGGGACTTTCACTATGCCTAAGCAAAGATAGGTTTGGATTGGAATGCAAGGCTTATGCTTTAGGATTTTTGAAAGGAAGCCTAAGTGATTGAAGTAACTATTCTAGGTTGTGAGTAGCAGATCTATAGGTACCTCTACCATCCTAATATTTTAACCATGCATTTTTTGTAAATTTATTTTGAAGCTTGTATCTTGACTCAACGAAATTATCATATCTAAATGTCTAGTTTTAAATGTGTTTTGTAAACAACAATAGTCATGATTGTTGAAATTGAATTAATAGATTTTTTTATACAAACATGAATTGAAAAATGAATATTATGTTGTAATCtacataaagaaaagatttaagaTATGGATCAAGCGTAAAATATTTTACTTGTGCATGATGCAAATTTTCAAAGAACATTTTGTTTCGATTAAGCATGTTGGAGATTTATAAGATGAGACCA contains these protein-coding regions:
- the LOC105045232 gene encoding large ribosomal subunit protein uL1, encoding MSKLQSDVLREAISQIANDAREKKRNFIETIELQIGLKNYDPQKDKRFSGSVKLPHIPRPKMKVCMLGDAQHVEEAEKIGLDYMDVEGLKKMNKNKKLVKKLAKKYHAFLASEAIIKQIPRLLGPGLNKAGKFPTLVTHQESLEAKVNETKAMVKFQLKKVLCMGVAVGNCAMEEKQIFQNVQLSVNFLVSLLKKNWQNVRCLYLKSTMGKPYRVF